The Mucilaginibacter gracilis genomic interval TGACAATTATAAAGCCGCAAACGATTTGGTAAAGTGGGCGCTTAAACAAATACAAAAATAAGCATGAAAAATGTGTGGCATGAAAGAGATATTTAAACATATCCATTCAGTTACCATAGCAGGTTTAACCTGGCATGGTAACGGGCCGCAAAAATTAATTGACAAAGCCTATCCGCAATGGGCCAAACAAAACGGACTAACGGAATAACAAAAACTGATATGATACTCTCGCAAAATAATTTAAAATCCATAACGGTACCAGGGCTGATAGTGCCTGGCGAAAATCTATTTAGCCTTCCCGAAAAGGTACTGCAATTTGGTACAGGCGTTTTATTAAGGGGCCTGCCCGATTATTTTATTGATAAAGCTAACCGCCAGGGCATTTTTAATGGCCGTGTGGTGGTAGTTAAATCAACCGATACGGGTTCGGCTACCGAGTTCGATCAGCAGGATAGTTTATATACCCTTTCGATAAAAGGGATTGAAAACGGCGAAAGGATTGACGAAAGCGTAATATGCTCGGCTATAAGCCGCGTATTAACTGCCGGAAAAGATTGGGAAGCCATTATGGAATTTGCCCGCAACCCCGGGCTGCAAGTGGTAATATCAAACACAACAGAGGTTGGCATTCAACTGGTTGAAGACGACATTAACAATACCCCCCCGGTATCGTTCCCCGGTAAATTGCTTGCCGTATTGCACGAACGGTATAAAGCCCTTGGAGGCACTCCCGAAAGCGGTTTGGTTATTGTACCTACCGAACTGATTGTTGATAATGGCAAAAAATTAAAGGCCATTGTTTTACAGTTAGCCGAAAACAACAATTTAGACGGGGAATTTATTACCTGGTTAAACTCGGCAAATCATTTTTGCAATTCGCTGGTTGATAGAATTGTTCCGGGTAAACCGGATGCAAAAACACTCGACTTACTGGAGTCGGCAGGCGGTTACAAAGACGATCTTCGCATCGTATCCGAGGTTTATAGCCTTTGGGCCATTGAGGGCGATGAGCATATAAAATCGGCACTAACGTTTGCACAGGCAGATAAAGGCGTAGTTATTGCGCCTGATATTGAAATATTCCGCGAGTTAAAACTGCGGTTGCTTAACGGCACGCATACTTTAACCTGCGCGGTAGCATTCCTTTCGGGCTTCCCAACGGTAAAAGTTGCAATGGACGATAAAGCCTTTTCAGAATTTATTTATGAGTTAATGGTCAATGATATTGCACCTGCCATTCCATACAATGTTTCTACCGAATTAAAACACGATTTTGCAGGCAAGGTATTAGATAGGTTCCGCAACCCGCATATTGAGCACATGTGGATCAGTATATCGGCACAATACTCATCAAAAATAAAAATGCGTGTGGTGCCTGTTTTACTACAGCATTACAGGCTGGGCAGCACCGTGCCCCAGTATATTGCTTTTGGCTTTGCAGCGTTCCTCCGTTTTATGAAGGTTGAGAAAAACGCAAAAGGCGAATACATTGGCAGCAACAATGGTGTTGAATATAAAGTTACCGATGATAACGCCCCAATTTTTTATGAAGCCTGGAAATTGGCAAATTTAGAAGAGGTTGTAGAAAGCATATTAGCAAACGAAAACCTTTGGGACGGGCCTAACCTAACCATTTTGCCTGATTTTAAAG includes:
- a CDS encoding tagaturonate reductase encodes the protein MILSQNNLKSITVPGLIVPGENLFSLPEKVLQFGTGVLLRGLPDYFIDKANRQGIFNGRVVVVKSTDTGSATEFDQQDSLYTLSIKGIENGERIDESVICSAISRVLTAGKDWEAIMEFARNPGLQVVISNTTEVGIQLVEDDINNTPPVSFPGKLLAVLHERYKALGGTPESGLVIVPTELIVDNGKKLKAIVLQLAENNNLDGEFITWLNSANHFCNSLVDRIVPGKPDAKTLDLLESAGGYKDDLRIVSEVYSLWAIEGDEHIKSALTFAQADKGVVIAPDIEIFRELKLRLLNGTHTLTCAVAFLSGFPTVKVAMDDKAFSEFIYELMVNDIAPAIPYNVSTELKHDFAGKVLDRFRNPHIEHMWISISAQYSSKIKMRVVPVLLQHYRLGSTVPQYIAFGFAAFLRFMKVEKNAKGEYIGSNNGVEYKVTDDNAPIFYEAWKLANLEEVVESILANENLWDGPNLTILPDFKEAVLKNLTAIMEHGVLKLTSKKELES